The Camelina sativa cultivar DH55 chromosome 18, Cs, whole genome shotgun sequence DNA window GACTGATATGGGAAGTTGTGTCAACTATCATGGCTTGGAAAATGGATTGGCTTGGCTTGAGCACTTCAAAATCATTCCCCTGAACAACATACCTGCGATCAAAGCATTTTATGCTTTTATCCAGACTGTAGGGTCCAGACTTCATCAGCGTTACAAATCGCAGTTTCTGAAAGTTTCAAAGAGATCAGGACTTATATGGACTTCTCGGGTGATAAACAAGTAACCGTCGTGTCTGAAGAAACATATCTCACTGAGCCCTTAGGAAGACAGGCAGAGAGAAACCCTGTATCTGCTGCAGACTTATGATCGAATTCTCAAGGCgtttttttgtagaaatttaACACTTtcgttcttcttttttcccttaGGAAGACAGGCAGAGAGAAACTTTGTATCTATAGACTTGTGATCGAATTCTTGAGGCGTTTTTTGTAGATATTTAAcagttttccttatttttatttttttggtaaaaatgtgaagaaaataccaacaaaaaaaactattcatttAGTTCATAATAAGTGGACAATTTAGGggaatattattaaaaaatacacaCAATCATCTAAAAGACTAACTTAACTAGACTAACTTTTCAATAGTTGAgttgaaaatgttgaaaaattattcaatttattcatttaaaaatattaaaattttacaagatATTCAATTGGATAGCtagttcaaaatattcaaaatgcTAATATCCCCTTACCACTCTGCCATTTTATGAACAGAAAAGAGATAttaaaatgggaaaaatgtcataaaattaaatccccaactttcaaatttgggatgTTTTAATAACCAACTTTCATGATGttattttaatcacaaactttcTGTTGACTTGACCATAAAATAACAAAGTTTTGTTGACCACAATGTTTTAGGCACCTCAATCATGCTTTTTCTTCTcctaattgtatatatttacatatttaaatatgtaagaacacataatatacaaatataacgTACTAATTAATCAGAACTTCACAAAAACAAccaacatatttttttcatatagaaTTGTGACCACTGAATCTATTTATTTAGGTATAGCAACTTCATGAAAATGATGGATCAAGGCGCATCACATTTCTCACATAACTTAAATTTTGTAACAACATAAAGAAACATATACAATTGTTAGCTATAATAATATCCACTAGTCTATATATCTTCAAAGAACCGCAAGAAAAATGGCAACAGAAAAAATAGTGCTATATTAATGTATATGCGTATAGAAGACTTCAAATTTAAGAATATAGTCATAGTTTTTGTATAATTAGTTCTCTCTCGGTAGTTTGAAATTTGGATGATTTAAACTTAGCCTTATTATGTAATACATTGATCGAACTtggatttaatttattttatttaggaGTTTGATAATCATGTCATGGATCATAAATTTAGAAATTCCGTTATGCTATTTTACCATGCTTGTTAACCCTGAGTGACTAGATTCATCTTTCTTCTAATATACCACAACCTCACCTCAACTGTTTTTGGATACCTCATCCATTCTTGGCATTACAGTGTCATGTGTATTCATGTACAAAAACTATTGAGTATAGAGATACCGACATAGCTGACCTCTCATTAGTATTCGATGTGTAGAATGTAGTAATGTAATGAATAATTAAGAATGTTAATAAGCCTTTGAGTATCTGATTTTTCCTTGGTATAGAAGTTGAAAAAAGAGAATTGCTTCTTTTCCTCCTTTGTGTATATCTTATGTCTTCTAtattctaaaaaagaaaataaaaaaacattaacgaAAAAGAAGAGGAGTTGGAGGGTCTTGAATGTATTGTTAGATACTAGTATAGTACCAAGGCTAATCAAAGGCTAGACTGAGTTTGGTACTGTTGGTGGATCTGAAAGAATGGCAAGGCTATGTACCCTAAATTTGGTTTGTGTCTCACTATGAGTGTACATAATGTTTTACATTCTTAGATTTGTAAGGATAGCAGCAAAATACATGAGCCACCATAAAGAGCATTATTACCAAGACCAATGACATGTTTGATATTCCCTTTGTGAAGAGTACACACAatttttaatgaatgtgaaaagGCTATGATCATTGACTCAAAGAGTTCTTTGTGATCCCGAGATTCTTGGTTATTACCAAACCCATGGTCAAGTACATGAAGTAAGATCTGCCTTGAATTAGTTTTGGTGCAGTTTAAGGAAGGCGCATATATGTCAGTTTTTAATGATATGTGAGTTCCCGTTCTTCTAACCATTTCTTTCGatccaaatttttaattgttcttgcttgaggtcAAACAAAATTCAAGTCCGGGAGGATGTGATAACTCTTACAACTATTGGTTTTTAACCATTGTTCTCGAGTCTTTTCTAGTGTCAAAGAATGTTTTTAGTGTCTTTAGTATTTTATCGAGTCTTGATAAATTTTGAGACGTTTTGAAACAAATGAAGAGTTTTGGATCCTTTTGATTTGAGATGGAGGAGGGTGTTAGTTTTCATTTCCAAGTGGTTTGAAGGGAATGTAACACTCTGAGTATAAATAATCATCAATTTCAAAGACATGTCAAACTGTTTCACAGGTACCATTATAACTTGGGGTTGAGTACTGAACAATGTCGAggatatataaatctaagactCGACTTATAACCTAAATCTTAGCCTCTCTACTCATTCTATAGTTTGCAATGCTTATTGGAAGATTTTTTGGGAGAATTGTTCTTCTTGACAACTGGAAAGATTTCTAAGCCCTTTTATCAtatttgcaattcaattatttGCTCTTAATTAGCGTAAAGAATTTCTGAACAAAGGGCTTATCAAAGCAgtagtaatgaaaaaaaaaaagcttaatcATCTTTAAAGCAAGTGACTCCAGCTAAAAACACAAGACAAGACAAGCATTCATCGTAGTAGTCGCATATAAAGACATTTCGCAACacattcaacaacaaaaacgtcTCATGAGTCACATTCATCAAACAATATGCAGAACGATTTTGTCATCAAAGAGACAGAAAAGTCCCAAAATAAGCTTAATCATCCGGCACTACAAGCAAAAACAATGTCATACATTACTACGTTCATTCCAAATAGGCatactaaaaagaaagaaagggatACCAACCAGATTCATGACGTTCATAACCTGTCAAACAGTAACAGGTTTAGCACACACGAATTTATAAGACTTAGGCACAGTAAGAACAGCATCGGACCACTCGAATTTCCCCCAAATCTCCTCATCGTTGCGTTTTTCAAGTGAGATCTCTGCAcaccaaatcatcttcttcttaaacCCAAATCTCTGCACAGACTTGTCCCACAAAACAACCAGCTTTTTATCACCATAATCTACTAATTCATCAAAAACCAGAATCAGCAAACTGAGGCAACCCTTCTAATTCTAAACCCTCTAATCTTCTCGCACCTACTCCCTCCTGAGTCCCATCACGTGCTCTCCATCTAAGATGTTCGCCACGACATAAGTATAGTCTACGCCATCTATCGTACAAAAAGAAACCCGACCCACAACCATACGCAATCCTACAGTTTTCCATGTAGAATCCTTTGGCTTAAAAGTCATACCACGCCAAGTAGAGTCTACTTTACGGTAAAAGTAAATAATTCCATCCATGTTTTTGAACTCCAATCTCCGTATGTTGGGCTGCACGGGATTCCAAGCTTGAGTCTCTGCGTTGTACACTTCAACGCAGTTCAAAGAATCTTGCTTTTCATACATTCCTGGCAAATACACATTCCCATCGTGTCAAGTACCGGTGTGAACTATTCTCATTCTTGGAGCTTCACGCCAAGTGTGGTGAAATCTACAGTCAAGGTACCACACGGATGGAGAATCATGTATATCTGCGTTAATGGCGTAAAGATAAGAACCAACAGCAATTGGACTTGACCATTCCAATGGAGGAGAGTTGAGAATTCGGGTTGGAGCCAATAgatgaagacttggatcctctttcttcttcttcttgttaattAGGGTTTGATTAGGTTTCTTCGGGTAGAGAGTGAACCAGCGAGGGTTAGGTTCATGAGGGAAGCGTAAGCACACATAGAGAAAAGTCTCGGTGCAGCCTAAGAGGGTTCGGGTTTTGTATAGCTCCGGTGAAGCAAGGATCGATCGGAAGCTTTTGGAGACTAAGGAGAGATTTGGGTAATAGGATCTCGAGACACGGGCTAAGATGCTCACTATCAAATCGTGTGGAAGTGACGGATTTGGGTTCGATTTCGGCGACGGTTCCTTCGACTTTGGTGTCGGCGACTTgctgctcttcttcttccgccAAAACATTGTCGCCGTTGGTAAAAAGGAACCCAATCGATTTCTTCTCTGACTTGCACAGCACAAATTTTTAACTTCACTTTACTGTTCTTAGAGGCGCGTGCGGTTGGTATGATCGAGTTGCCACATATAACATGAAGGGCATTTCTCAATAGTGGGCTTAATCATCTGCATTGAATCTTAATGGGCCTCATAACAATACTTTGAGCTttctaatcttttcttttcttttttactcaaAAGCTTTCTAAtcttttaaatcaataaaagtcaccgagaaaaaaaattaatttatagtatatgaTTATGAATATTAATCCGACTCTTACAGTCACAATTNTGCGCGTGAAAGCATCAATAGTGGGCTTAATCATTTGCATTGAATCTTAATGGGCCTCAAAACACAGCTTTCTAATCttttaaatcaacaaaagttgttttctttttaaattcgTTTTAGCCACACATTAAGTTAAGCTAAAGGTTCTCTGATCAATTATTTAGTTTTGGTTCGTGTCGGATTAGATCGATTAAAAAAGTCGTGTTATCAGTTAAAATATTTCGTTCACTATATTTTAGTCacaattgttaatttttaatgagTCATGAACTCGTCCATTCAAGTCGTGTTTAAATTGTATTCTTCATGATTTGGTCTTTCCCAGTACTCAATTAACATTTCCATATAATAACCCTTTTGAAACCTTCGAGCATTCAGATTATCAGCTGTCTCAAGTTGATCAAGTTATTATATGTTCCACTGTCTATTTCTTACTTTATGTATCTGTCACTTCAAATTGCTCAAAGTCTTCTCCTTTTAGTTAACACTAGTCTACATGTTTTGTTTAGCAAGGGGGCTTGTCAAATTTATTCTTGAATTTGTGCAAACCACATCTTTCTTCTTGTATGATATAATGTGATACAATCagaaatagagaaagagaaaaatatattctttgtgGTTATAATGAAGATGACCAGTTCAAAAATTAGAGTCTACATGATGATCCtgattttgcttttctttcacATTTGTTGTGTTTATGGGCTCACAAATGGCCCTGACGGTAAGTATATAGTTTAGATGatgatcatattttttatacatatatacataggAATTTTCAAAATCTTTGAATGAGTTTGAAAATTGGTGCAGCTACGGCTTTACAAGCTGTGAAGAGTGAATGGACCAAGTTTCCCAAGAATTGGGAAGGCTCTGATCCTTGTGGAACCAATTGGGTTGGAATTACATGTAGCAATGACCGCATAGTTTCAATGTAACGTCTTATATCTATATACCCTTTTGCTTGATGCTTTCCTCTTCAGAATTTaataatatgttgtttttgcagATCATTAGGCAACGTTGACTTGGAAGGAAAGCTTTCTGCCGATATCGCGGCTTTGTCTGAATTGCAGATCTTGtatgtgtttttcttctttttctacatataattggattttttttcttcctcatctGATGATCCAATGGTTTTATTTTAGGGATTTGACATCCAATCCTAATTTGACTGGACCGCTTCCACCAAATATTGGTAACCTCAAGAAGTTGGTTATCTTGTAAGAAAAGCAAACAAGATCATAACCTATTTACAATCGCGCCTTTGACTTATATATAATCGCGCCTTTGACTCATAAcctattaattgatttttttctttctttctttgtccaGAAACCTTATGGGATGTGGTTTCAGTGGTCAAATCCCTGAGTCAATAGGATCTCTAGAACAACTTACAACACTGTAAGATACCAATGTTGCTTCCTATAGTACTGTAAACTGTCTCTAAATCAGTTCGTAATAATACAAGTTTTCTCCATATATACAGCTCcctaaattcaaataaattcaTTGGAACAATTCCGGCTTCCATTGGACGGCTATCGCAACTGTTTTGGTTAGATATAGCCGACAATCAAATCGAAGGAAAGCTTCCAGTGTCTAATGGGACTTCTTCACCTGGACTTGACATGCTTCTTGAAGCTggacatttgtatatataatccCCTGATTCTTTTATGagaatttttaatatacatactAAGTACTAATTAACTAATCTGTATATCTGATTCTCTTTGACTTTTTCTTGCAGCCATTTTGGAAATAACAAGCTTTCGGGTGATATCCCAGAGAAGCTCTTCAGCTCAAACATGACTTTGCTGCATGTGTAAGTTTCATATATAGTATGAAAGCTGAGAGAGTTGCACCAGTTGAGATTGATAACTAAATAAATGAATCGCATTGCTTCTTGTTTTATCGATAGATTATTTGATGGAAACCAGTTGACGGGTAAAATACCAGAAAGCCTCAGCCTCGTTAAAACGCTAACGGTGTTGtaagtaaaattttgtttgttactttttacttttcctAACTTGTTTAATctcatatgttttcttttgttacatGCAGACGCCTTGATAGGAATAAACTAACTGGAGATATTCCTTCAAGTCTTAATAATCTCACAGTTCTTCAAGAACTGTAAGTGAGAAACTAAAGTTTTGTTGTCTGTATTTTTTGTAGATACATatacaaaaagaagtaaaatagtTTGTATTTGAATCTTTTTCAGGTACTTGGCCAATAACAGATTTACAGGTGTTCTTCCAAATTTAACCAGGTTAACCAGTCTCTACACATTGTGAGTCTCTTTATTATTctcccctctttttttttttttttttttttttNNNNNNNNNNNNNNNNNNNNNNNNNNNNNNNNNNNNNNNNNNNNNNNNNNNNNNNNNNNNNNNNNNNNNNNNNNNNNNNNNNNNNNNNNNNNNNNNNNNNNNNNNNNNNNNNNNNNNNNNNNNNNNNNNNNNNNNNNNNNNNNNNNNNNNNNNNNNNNNNNNNNNNNNNNNNNNNNNNNNNNNNNNNNNNNNNNNNNNNNNNNNNNNNNNNNNNNNNNNNNNNNNNNNNNNNNNNNNNNNNNNNNNNNNNNNNNNNNNNNNNNNNNNNNNNNNNNNNNNNNNNNNNNNNNNNNNNNNNNNNNNNNNNNNNNNNNNNNNNNNNGCTTaatctacaataaaaaaaagtgcTTTATAAGTTAATCTAATCTCATGATGTGACTGTTCTGTAACAGAGATGTGAGCAATAACCAATTGAAATTCTCTCTCATTCCATCTTGGATCACTTCATTACGCTCTTTGGCAACATTGTATGCACCTATCTCTCTCTAATAGCATACTGTAGATGGTTTTCCACGCATGTATatttagttgtttatatatttgtattaatttatgattatggtagaaacatgtatgtatatacatatatatatatatatatatattattttctatttacttaaaaaaatatatttaattaataataaaagtggTGTAAAACTTTCTAAtatcataaaaccaaaaaagtattacatatataaaagtaagtaTTTGTAACCGATTTTTTGCATTTACGTAACATCTTACATATATtgtttaatatgaaaattttaaataacaaaaaataagcaaaatataagtaaaacatttttatttatatattttataataataaataaactagactctcaaatatcaaatcatccatttttttcttatcacgtcagcattttgttagttcattaaaaatatttttcatattaaattctAATACAACTTCTCAAGTTTCATATAGTTTTTATCTTCATTTCAAACATCTAATATATTATAGaatgttattaatataattaaaatattaagaaatatgaaaatggATTCATATTTAATACtgtataattgttttctttgtctctaAAATAGATAGTTAATGAGTTTTTAATGAATAATGTAAATAAAAGTAATagactttatatattaaaattgaattgaatgacacatataaaaaaattaggagaCATATGGCAGTTTTTCAAAGCTTGGATTTTGTGAAAACCTTACTACATGTTATAAGATAATTATGTGTATGTTTACAAAGAACAACATTGTCTTCTGCTTGGCAGAAGGATGGAAGCAATCCAACTTGAAGGTCCAATACCAATCTTCCTCTTCAGCCCTACTCAACTACAAACTGTGTGAGCAAACCAATACATGAAATTAGAATTCAAGTTTTTAAGCTGTGAAATCTATACTGACTGGATACGTCGGTTCTTGACATGGCAGTGTCCTAAAACGCAATCAGATAAACGCAACATTGGACTTTGGTACCAGCTATAGTAACCAGTTGGAGTTTGTGGATTTACAATACAACTACGTAACTGATTATAAACCATCAGCCAATAAACGCATCCAAGTGATGTATGTCTATATCATATATATGGTCCACAAcaaatcaaattttgaatttgtcaATCATGTACATGTGTGTGTTGATATATCCACAGGTTAGCAGATAATCCGGTGTGCCAAGACGCGGCGAACCGGCTGAGTGAATACTGCAATGCAGTCCAACAAAAGACCTCATTTTCCGCCCCTCAAATAAATTGTCCTCGCTGTGGTCAGGGCAAGGAACCAAGTCCAGCGTGCAAGTGTGTGTACCCAGTCACAGGAATACTCACCTTCAGGTCTCCTTCCTTCTCAGGGTATACCAACAATACCAACTTCAACTTGCTCCAACAGGAGCTAGAGGGTTTATTTAAGAGTCCAAGTTATCCCGTGGACTCTGTGGCCATCAGAAACATAAGAGAGAATCCAACTGATCACCATCTTCTAATAGATATCCTGGTATTTCCATTGAACAAAGAAACTTTTAATGAGACAGGAATGCATAGTGTTATTTCTGCATTTAGCACGCATACTTTTACGCAACCCCCAATATTTGGCCCTTACATTTTCGTAGCCGATCAGTACACTCCGTTCTCTGGTATGTTGTAACTTTGTcacacaattataaaaaaattatttccatATTATTTATATGCTTTCCCCATTTGGCAACATATGTAGGAGATTCCAAGTCAGGAAACAAAGGCATTATCATCGGAGCAGCAGTTGGTGTTGCGGTTCTTCTGTTGTTGTTATCTATGGCGGGCATTTATGCTCTTAGACAGAGGAATAGAGCAGATAGAGCAACTGGTCGAAATAATCCTTTTGgtgagaatttgttttttttttgtttactactaTAAAAGACTTCTTTCTTGTCTAATCAAAAATATTCTGAATACGTTTCTTCTGAATGTTTTAGCCAAGTGGAATAAGACTAAGAGTAGAATCGATGCTCCGCGGCTAATGGGAGCAAAAGCGTATACTTTTGAAGAGTTGAAAAAATGCACTGacaatttttcaaaagcaaatgATGTTGGAGGTGGAGGCTATGGCCAGGTTTGTGTTTTTGCTATCGTCTAAACTGAAATAAGCAATGACGATAAGTTGAACTTTAATCCCAATATGATGTTGAAACAGGTGTATAAAGGAATTCTTCCATCTGGACAACTCATAGCAATTAAAAGAGCTCAACAAGGATCTTCGCAAGGAGAGTTAGAGTTTAAAACTGAGATTGAACTTCTTTCAAGAGTCCATCATAAAAATGTTGTCAAACTTTTGGGCTTCTGCTTTGATCGAACTGAGCAAATGCTCATATACGAGTACATTCCAAATGGCTCTCTTACAGACAGTCTATCAGGTAATACCAAACCTGTATCTTTCTTTTGATGAattatgattgttttatttttggtgctGAATTTTATGATAATCCAGGGAAGAGTGGAATTACACTAGACTGGACAAGAAGGCTTAGAATAGCACTTGGGTCAGGCAAAGGTCTTGCTTATCTTCATGAGCTTGCTGATCCTCCTATTATACATAgagatatcaaatcaaataacatATTACTTGATGATAGTCTAACCGCAAAGGTTGCCGACTTTGGCCTTTCCAAACTTGTTGGAGACCCTGAGAAAATTCAAGTGACAACACAAGTGAAAGGAACATTGGTGAGTAGAGAAtaaataatcttctttttttttctctcttttgttaaaTACATTTTAACTCATAGATTCTTTGGGATTAGGGGTACTTGGATCCTGAGTACTACATGACGAATCAGTTGACAGAGAAGAGTGATGTGTACGGGTTTGGTGTTGTGATGCTCGAGCTATTAACCGGTAGAAGTCCTATAGAGAGAGGTAAATATGTTGTGAGAgaggtgaagatgaagatgaatacATCAAGTGATTTGTATGACCTACAAGAATTGTTGGACCCGACGATTATCAGCACCAGCGGGAATTTGAAAGGGTTTGAAAAGTATGTCGATCTAGCACTAAGGTGTGTGGAGGAGGAAGGTGTGAATAGACCTACGATGGGTGAGGTTGTGAAAGAGATTGAAAACATAATGCACCTTGCAGGGGTAAACCCGAACATCGATTCAGCAGCGAGTTCGAGAACATACGAGGATGCAAGCAAAGGATCTGGTAATCCTTATGGCAAGGACTCATTTCAACACAATGCGGATTTCCCATCTTCAGCACTCGAGCCCCAATAATTGATTatgtcttttgattttaattgtttggttatttccTAAGTGATTTACTTGAAATGCCTTGTCAACGGGGACTTGCATGATTTGATTTGTACTTCTATCTCTTTGCTTTTTACTGGagattatctatatatatatgtattgtgtGTTTCCCTGAGTTTATCCATGTTTTAAATCAATTTGCATTAGTATAATTTGCTCTTTTCATGTTGGTCATTATGGTTGTTGTGGATCTGATTTAAATTCCAGATTAAGAAATTGCATGAGCTAGttaagataaaaagaaaacatttttagttATGTCCATAAAACAAGAGCTAAAAAGGTTGACGTGGTCAGCACTCAGCAGCACGATCATGTTAACAACGAAAGTTAACAACGAAAGTAAAGCTagaaactaccaaaaaaaaaccaaaaagtaaaaaaaaaaatcaaggtatAGCTATGGCGAACTACTGGTTCCCCGAGGATCGTCGTTTCAGTCAAGTTCCAACTTTAGCTTTGGCTGAAGGTAGTTTTAATCGTCCTCCCCCTTCCCTCCTGACCCTCTTGATTTAAGCCCTGTTCCCTTCCTTTCTGATTTCCCTCCCCTTTCTCCTATTTCTCCTGTCTCCTACCAACTTCAATCTTCTCCAACTAACTTCATTGACCCTGAGAGAGTGATTCTTGCACTCCCTGCTCATCATAAGTCCACTCCTTTGGTAGTAAATGCTCAGGCACAAGCTATTCTCAATTCCTACCATGAAACTCTAagtcaaaaccctagatctgtaAACCTGACTACTGTAGCAATTGGAAAAACTGTAGCAATTGGGAAAACTGTAACGCAGACAGATGGCTTACTTGCTACTCCGCCTCCAAAGGTGGCTCGTCACTTTATCAAATCTACTCCACAAGCAAATATTCAACAAGTAGACCAAGTAGTATCTCATGATGCTCTTGGCTTAACTGGCCCCTCGGTCACTGAAGGGCTATGTCTGGTAATTACTGTCCCCGTCACTACTCTTGCTGACTCGAATATTTCTGCGTGTCCGACTACTGGTACTACTCCCCC harbors:
- the LOC104760961 gene encoding probable leucine-rich repeat receptor-like protein kinase At5g49770 gives rise to the protein MKMTSSKIRVYMMILILLFFHICCVYGLTNGPDATALQAVKSEWTKFPKNWEGSDPCGTNWVGITCSNDRIVSISLGNVDLEGKLSADIAALSELQILDLTSNPNLTGPLPPNIGNLKKLVILNLMGCGFSGQIPESIGSLEQLTTLSLNSNKFIGTIPASIGRLSQLFWLDIADNQIEGKLPVSNGTSSPGLDMLLEAGHFHFGNNKLSGDIPEKLFSSNMTLLHVLFDGNQLTGKIPESLSLVKTLTVLRLDRNKLTGDIPSSLNNLTVLQELYLANNRFTGVLPNLTRLTSLYTLDVSNNQLKFSLIPSWITSLRSLATLRMEAIQLEGPIPIFLFSPTQLQTVVLKRNQINATLDFGTSYSNQLEFVDLQYNYVTDYKPSANKRIQVMLADNPVCQDAANRLSEYCNAVQQKTSFSAPQINCPRCGQGKEPSPACKCVYPVTGILTFRSPSFSGYTNNTNFNLLQQELEGLFKSPSYPVDSVAIRNIRENPTDHHLLIDILVFPLNKETFNETGMHSVISAFSTHTFTQPPIFGPYIFVADQYTPFSGDSKSGNKGIIIGAAVGVAVLLLLLSMAGIYALRQRNRADRATGRNNPFAKWNKTKSRIDAPRLMGAKAYTFEELKKCTDNFSKANDVGGGGYGQVYKGILPSGQLIAIKRAQQGSSQGELEFKTEIELLSRVHHKNVVKLLGFCFDRTEQMLIYEYIPNGSLTDSLSGKSGITLDWTRRLRIALGSGKGLAYLHELADPPIIHRDIKSNNILLDDSLTAKVADFGLSKLVGDPEKIQVTTQVKGTLGYLDPEYYMTNQLTEKSDVYGFGVVMLELLTGRSPIERGKYVVREVKMKMNTSSDLYDLQELLDPTIISTSGNLKGFEKYVDLALRCVEEEGVNRPTMGEVVKEIENIMHLAGVNPNIDSAASSRTYEDASKGSGNPYGKDSFQHNADFPSSALEPQ